A part of Streptomyces sp. NBC_01451 genomic DNA contains:
- a CDS encoding GNAT family N-acetyltransferase: MSAFRVAPGDPEAAGVVGRIRELRARILFDRGRRPDFRTTDGGYADEQELDFGAWHFVGSREADGHPLGYVRLSTPETGELFQSRSYLGAERYEEVLREHGLGVAETFEHSRLVVEHQARKLGLGVHLNAFAIAAARSLGAKAMIGTSGTADGQDRFHERFGFRPVPGTRRYVEQYTEDVMIMLYRAAAPGGEYSGLVEELEDVFPSVTVSARQAGLGAAGAAGRPRQQESRHCAAPVTETGAHHVGDATDDRDRWQPVLYDLGHDEDRRGFETLLGSGGVREVMDTIEDQLRELVTSREPVLRASPEAVERAVAEQLGGIAPREYGTWVWYPWSGRLVHLLPREEFRLVRTDRNRGRIERPEQRRLLGRRVGIIGLSVGGSAALTFAMEGIGGAFKLADFDTLSVSNLNRLRAGVHHLGLNKCVIAARQMLEIDPWLDIEIHPGGLTDDTMDEFFTGGAGPIDLLVEECDTPYVKVAARERARALRIPVVMDANDRGLLDVERFDLEPDRPLLHGLLGDTVSGDLTGLTFEETVDVILTMVDRERISPELAAAVPQIGSTLSSWPQLASGVALGGALTAEAARRILLGLPRPSGRFYTDLEILTSADRSTLA; the protein is encoded by the coding sequence GTGTCCGCGTTCCGCGTCGCGCCCGGGGATCCGGAGGCGGCCGGGGTGGTCGGCCGGATCCGGGAGCTGCGGGCGAGGATTCTGTTCGACCGTGGCCGGAGGCCTGATTTCCGCACGACGGACGGCGGATACGCCGATGAGCAGGAACTGGACTTCGGCGCCTGGCATTTCGTCGGGAGCCGGGAGGCGGACGGCCACCCGCTGGGATACGTGCGGCTCTCGACGCCGGAGACGGGCGAGTTGTTCCAGTCCCGGTCGTATCTGGGGGCGGAACGCTACGAGGAGGTGCTGCGGGAGCACGGTCTCGGCGTTGCGGAAACGTTCGAGCACAGCCGGCTGGTGGTCGAGCACCAGGCGCGCAAGCTGGGCCTGGGAGTGCATCTGAACGCCTTCGCCATCGCCGCCGCACGGTCACTCGGCGCCAAGGCCATGATCGGGACATCGGGCACGGCGGACGGGCAGGACCGCTTCCACGAGCGGTTCGGGTTCCGCCCGGTGCCGGGAACGCGCCGGTACGTCGAGCAGTACACCGAGGACGTGATGATCATGCTGTACCGGGCCGCGGCCCCGGGCGGCGAGTACAGCGGCCTCGTCGAGGAGTTGGAGGACGTCTTCCCGTCCGTCACGGTCTCCGCACGGCAGGCCGGACTCGGCGCGGCCGGTGCGGCGGGTCGGCCCCGGCAGCAGGAGTCACGCCACTGCGCCGCCCCGGTCACGGAAACCGGCGCACACCACGTGGGCGACGCGACGGACGACCGCGACCGCTGGCAGCCGGTGCTGTACGACCTGGGGCACGACGAGGACCGGCGGGGCTTCGAGACGCTGCTCGGCTCCGGCGGGGTCCGCGAGGTCATGGACACCATCGAGGACCAGCTGAGGGAACTGGTCACCAGCCGTGAGCCCGTCCTGCGCGCCTCGCCGGAAGCCGTCGAGCGGGCGGTGGCGGAACAGCTGGGCGGGATCGCGCCGCGCGAGTACGGGACCTGGGTCTGGTACCCGTGGTCGGGGCGCCTGGTCCACCTGCTGCCCCGCGAGGAGTTCCGGCTGGTGCGCACCGACCGCAACCGGGGCCGGATCGAACGCCCCGAACAGCGTCGGCTGCTGGGGCGGCGCGTGGGAATCATCGGCCTGTCGGTCGGCGGCAGCGCGGCCCTGACCTTCGCCATGGAGGGCATCGGAGGCGCGTTCAAGCTCGCCGACTTCGACACCCTCAGCGTCTCCAACCTGAACCGGCTGCGCGCGGGCGTGCACCACCTGGGCCTGAACAAGTGCGTGATCGCGGCCCGTCAGATGCTGGAGATCGATCCCTGGCTGGACATCGAGATCCACCCCGGCGGTCTGACCGACGACACGATGGACGAGTTCTTCACCGGCGGCGCGGGCCCCATCGACCTCCTCGTCGAGGAGTGCGACACCCCGTACGTGAAGGTCGCCGCCCGCGAACGCGCCCGTGCCCTGCGCATCCCGGTCGTGATGGACGCGAACGACCGGGGGCTGCTGGACGTCGAACGCTTCGACCTCGAACCCGACCGGCCCCTGCTGCACGGACTGCTCGGCGACACCGTCTCCGGCGACCTGACCGGCCTCACCTTCGAGGAGACGGTCGACGTCATCCTCACCATGGTCGACCGGGAGCGCATCAGCCCGGAACTGGCCGCCGCCGTCCCGCAGATCGGCAGCACCCTCAGCAGCTGGCCCCAGCTCGCCTCGGGCGTCGCGCTCGGCGGTGCGCTGACCGCGGAAGCCGCCCGCCGCATCCTGCTGGGCCTGCCCCGCCCTTCGGGCCGGTTCTACACCGACCTGGAAATCCTCACCTCTGCCGACCGGAGCACCCTGGCATGA
- the argS gene encoding arginine--tRNA ligase — translation MASVTSLTANVNAHLASALSATLPEATDADPLLRRSDRADYQANGILALAKKAKANPRDLATQVVANVVSGDLIKDIEVSGPGFLNITLTDKAIVENLAARAADPDARLGVPLAAHPGTTVIDYAQPNVAKEMHVGHLRSAVIGDAVVQLLEFTGENVIRRHHIGDWGTQFGMLIQYLDEHPNELDHKTNTADSEASGEEAMSNLDRLYKTARKLFDSDEEFKTRARLRVVDLQAGDPATLATWQKFVDESKIYFFSVFEKLDMEIRDADIVGESGYNDMLDETCRLLEESGVAVRSEGALCVFFDDIKGPEGNPVPLIVRKSDGGYGYAATDLSAIRDRVFNLKANNLIYVVDARQSLHFKMVFETARRAGWLNDENVKAYQLAFGTVLGKDGKPFKTRDGETVRLVDLLDEAVDRATTVVREKDTLGQLSDAEVAERGAQVGIGAVKYADLSTSANRDYKFDLDQMVSLNGDTSVYLQYAYARIQSILRKAGEVRPQPHPELELAEAERVLALHVDAFAETVTDSASEYAPHKLAAYLYQLASLYTTFYDKCPVIKPAPPQDVAENRLFLCEVTAKTLHQGMALLGIRTPERL, via the coding sequence ATGGCCTCGGTCACGTCCCTCACCGCCAACGTCAACGCACACCTCGCGTCCGCCCTCTCGGCCACCCTGCCGGAGGCGACCGACGCGGACCCGTTGCTGCGACGTAGCGACCGGGCCGACTACCAGGCCAACGGCATCCTGGCGCTCGCCAAGAAGGCCAAGGCCAACCCCCGCGACCTGGCGACCCAGGTCGTGGCGAACGTCGTGTCCGGCGACCTGATCAAGGACATCGAGGTCTCCGGCCCCGGCTTCCTGAACATCACGCTCACCGACAAGGCGATCGTCGAGAACCTCGCGGCCAGGGCCGCCGACCCCGACGCCCGGCTCGGCGTACCCCTCGCCGCGCACCCGGGCACGACGGTCATCGACTACGCCCAGCCGAACGTGGCGAAGGAGATGCACGTAGGCCACCTCCGCTCCGCGGTGATCGGCGACGCGGTGGTCCAACTCCTGGAGTTCACGGGCGAGAACGTGATCCGCAGGCACCACATCGGCGACTGGGGAACCCAGTTCGGCATGCTCATCCAGTATCTGGACGAGCACCCCAACGAGCTGGACCACAAGACGAACACGGCGGACTCCGAAGCGAGCGGCGAGGAGGCGATGTCGAACCTCGACCGCCTCTACAAGACGGCCCGCAAACTCTTCGACTCCGACGAGGAGTTCAAGACGCGGGCGCGCCTGCGGGTGGTCGACCTCCAGGCCGGCGACCCGGCGACCCTCGCCACCTGGCAGAAGTTCGTCGACGAGTCGAAGATCTACTTCTTCTCGGTCTTCGAGAAGCTGGACATGGAGATCCGGGACGCGGACATCGTCGGCGAGTCGGGCTACAACGACATGCTGGACGAGACGTGCCGCCTCCTGGAGGAGTCCGGCGTGGCGGTCCGTTCGGAGGGCGCCCTGTGCGTCTTCTTCGACGACATCAAGGGCCCGGAGGGCAACCCGGTCCCGCTGATCGTCCGCAAGTCCGACGGGGGCTACGGCTACGCGGCGACGGACCTCTCGGCGATCAGGGACCGTGTCTTCAACCTGAAGGCGAACAACCTCATCTACGTGGTCGACGCCCGGCAGTCCCTGCACTTCAAGATGGTCTTCGAGACGGCGCGCAGGGCGGGCTGGCTGAACGACGAGAACGTCAAGGCGTACCAGCTGGCGTTCGGCACGGTCCTCGGCAAGGACGGCAAGCCGTTCAAGACGCGTGACGGCGAGACCGTACGCCTGGTGGACCTGCTGGACGAGGCGGTCGACCGCGCGACGACGGTCGTACGGGAGAAGGACACCCTGGGGCAGCTCTCCGACGCCGAAGTCGCCGAGCGGGGCGCCCAGGTGGGCATCGGCGCGGTGAAGTACGCGGACCTGTCGACGTCGGCGAACCGGGACTACAAGTTCGACCTGGACCAGATGGTCTCGCTGAACGGCGACACGAGCGTGTACCTCCAGTACGCGTACGCCCGTATCCAGTCGATCCTGCGCAAGGCCGGCGAGGTCCGCCCGCAGCCGCACCCGGAGCTCGAACTGGCCGAGGCGGAGCGGGTGTTGGCCCTGCACGTGGACGCGTTCGCGGAGACGGTCACGGACTCGGCGTCGGAGTACGCCCCGCACAAGCTGGCGGCGTACCTGTACCAACTGGCGTCGCTGTACACGACGTTCTACGACAAGTGCCCGGTGATCAAGCCGGCCCCGCCGCAGGACGTCGCCGAGAACCGTCTGTTCCTGTGCGAGGTCACGGCGAAGACCCTGCACCAGGGCATGGCCCTCCTGGGCATCAGGACGCCCGAGCGCCTCTGA